In Bradyrhizobium sp. 170, the DNA window TCGATCCAGTCGTCTGATGCTTCTTCGGCCGCATCGTCCCCCCCCCGATGCAGACAAGGAATCATGCTTCCCGCTTCGAGGGAATCCCGAAAACGAAATCGCAAGGTTCCGACGCCCAAAGCATCAAAACCTTGCAATCTGGAAACGTCCCTTAGTTCAAATCGAGATTCCAGATCAGTGGCTTACGCCTTCTTCACGGACGACCACGTTACCCTCACGGCACAGCGCCACGGATTATGGCCTTGGCTGTCTCTGTGGATCTTCCGACCGCCTCTTCGTAACGTGCCCCGAACTACCAAAATGCTCATTCCTTCCCAGTTGCTCTCTGCAAGCCGGAAAGCCAATTTGTTGAACAGCCCTCGGCCGTCATGAGTTGCCATATCCACCTGTAAAGCTTGCTCCGTCAGCCGCACCGGCTGGCAGTCCGGACGCGTCAGCAATACGCATATATCATCTTTTGGTGTGAGGATCGTCGTACGGATCTTCGCGCGTGTCACGCTGACGCGAAAGTTCTGGCGCGCCTGGATCATCGCTCCGTCCCGGAGATTGCCTCCGACAATTCGGTCAGGGTTGGCCACGATCTCGCCTCTGACGCGCCTAGGCCAGCTTCCCGATCGATCAGTTGCCTGAAACTCGTGATGCATTCCTGATCCCGCTCCTCATGATGCGGGTGATCTGAGTCCTTCTCGTCCAGGCCGCGGGTCGCGTGAGCCGCAAGCTCGATATCATCGATCATGGTCGAAAGCCGGCGCGCTGCAATGGTGATGGATGGCCGGGTCTCACCGTGAACGCATGACACCGAGAGCGCCTGAATTTGCGAGTCATCCTTATAGAAGCGTTTCTTCTGCCAATCCTCGTCTGCCGATCCCTGTCGGCCAAGAAGATCAAGCAGGTTCTTGACGATGGAATGCACCTGTGTGGCGTCTTGTGCGTGGTCGCAAGCCGAATCCGCAGCGCTAATCGGGCCGCGAAGCGCCGTTCGCTTCGTCTCCTCAAGCTGCTCCGCAACCTGGAACTGGAACGCCGCCCTCTCGGCCTCGGACATCTTCTTCGACCGAGGCTCCACGCCTTCGACTATGAGCAGGACCTGCTTGCGCCGCCGCATGCGATATCGCGCGAGCCTGCCCGCGGGCGTCTGCAAATAGGCCTTAATCTCACTTTCCGATTTCATGTCACGTGCTGGCAGAACGAACGTACCGCCGAACATAGCCGATCCAGATCAGTCGTGAAGGCCTAACCCCGATCCCTTGCGCGTGCCGGCGGCGCTTCGCGTCAAGAGCCGGCTAATGCGGTCTGCAAAGCAAGTCTTACTCCTGGCTCAATCGCCGGAGTACATCACGTCCGAAACGGCAAACTCCTGCTCGATGAAGCGACGCGCCAATTTGTGCATGACACGGGCCGCCGTGTGCAGACGAACGACCTCGTGGGCGTCGTCGGGATCGGATTTCGAGTGCTTACCTGCATGAGCTACCGCGATGCGGCATGAATCGTGGATGTATTTGTGCGGCGGGTCGTTACCGCATAAGGCCAGGAAGCGGTTGATGTCGTCGTCTTCCTTGGGCTCAATCTGCAACGCCTCAAAATGAGTGCGAAACCATGTCCGCGCGGCCTCTTTGCCGGGATGCCGGATCTCGATGATCTTGTAATAGTTCAGCACGGCATAGCTGATGAATCCGTTTTGCTGTGCATTGCGCGCTTCTCGGTAAAGCGCAAGCGCGCGCCGGACCTCCTCGGAATTCGGTATCTTCCGGTCAAAAATGTAGTCATGCGCCATTGTGAAGGCGAGATCGCGCTTTGACAACGGAACCGGCACAGGATTTCCCGACCATCCATATTCCGCGATCGCGAAATTGTCGTCGCACCATGCCATCACGCTAAGAAAGCGGTTGATGACCGTCATGGCGGTCGACTCGTCAACGCGGTTGGCCGTCAGATCGATGTGAACCGATTGCACGTGGTCCTTGGTCTTGGGCATAAGCACAAGCTGGTATTGATCGAAGGTGATGAGCTTTTCCTCCTTCGGCCACGTGACCTGGTTATCCACGCCGACATGGAGAAAGCGCGAGCCATTGCGTACGCCGAGCTTCCGGTAGCGTTCCTGCTGGGCCTCTTCGGCATCGTACTCCGAGCCATCGCCTTCGGGTGGTGCCGGAAAGCGCTCGGCAAGCTCACATTCCCGCGCCAGCCGCCGAAAGAATTCCTGGGTAAACGACATCTCGCGCATCGCGGGCGCGTTCATCCGGCCGCAGTCAGGATCGAAACCGATTTCGCTTCACTTCGCGAGCAGCGCAACGGATCCCTTCGGTACGAAGTAGGCTCGCCGCTTTTCTCCATCGCGCATATAGACAACCTCGGCCCCGCCATGGCTATTCACGCCCGTTTCGGCGATGGTCAGCTTCATGCGAACGAAACTCGCCCGGGCTATCTTGTTTGCCAGAAGGACGGTGACAACGTCGCTGATCGTCTCCGCCATGAAGAAGGACGCGTCGGCGCCCCCAACCGGGCGCAACCCTTCAAGCACCGTCGCCACATGCCCGGCCCAGCCGGGATGCGTCGTCACGAGCCCGAAGATGGCAGCTGCTATCTGATGGCCGGATAGCTTCTCCTCGCGCCGCTCCCTTCCGCGAGGAAGTCGGCCGTATCGACGGATTGACTCAAATCGCTGATCCATTTCCTGCGGCGAGCTATATGATACGTCGCTATTCTGGTTCAGTAAGCCGAGGATACGAGCAAGGTTCTTTGCATACATCGCGTTTCTCTCTCCGCGGGGTCCCGCCTGCTTCTAGTCGCAGGCAAGCCGATAATCCCGGAGCACGGGATTGGACCCAGCTCGCGGTATTCCTTCTTCAGGGATAGGTAGCTCGAGAGCGGTCAGAAGGTAGCAAAGCGCCTCCATCGCCCGCGTCGATTTCGAGAAGCCGCGGAATTGGGCGTCGCTCTCCGGATTGAAGTGGCCATGGGCGCTCTTGCCGCGAAAGCTGATCGCGCGCTTGAGGTGGTAGACTGCCTCGTCGGGCAGAACGCCTTTGCCGAAGCGTGCTTCGACCATGCCAACGAGCCGCTTGAACTGCTGCTCGGCAGTTTCCGCCCTGATCCAGCGGATAGCGCCCGCAATCCGCTCGCCAATGGCAACGTCATGGCCGAGCTCTTGCGCTTTCGCCGCCGCCACGGCCAAGATTGCATCGATATCGGAACCGGAGAGCATGGGTTGCGCTTTCGCGATAGGGATGTCCTCAAGCCAGCGGCAAGCGTTGAGCAGCCGTTCCGAAGAGACCACATTCTTCAAGCCGAAGCTTGCCATCATGAGTGCGTTGGGTCGCCGCCATGCCGCCGCCCGGTTCATCCAGGCAACAAGGCATTCCCGGAAAGAGGCCAGCTCCTTGTCGTCCCAGCATCGTACCGGCGAGCCGCCGACCCAGAGATCGCGATTGTCGACCTCAGCCTCGGGCCAGATATAGTGCACTTCATGCTCGCCGGGATATTCGTGCTGTTCGGCGGCTTCCATCATCTGCGCGAAGGAAAGGCGGTCGATCCGGATTGCCGATGGCTTAAGCTGCACACCGAAGCAAAACGACAGGAAATTCACGTAATCCGAGACGTGCTCGATGTAGTCCCGTAGGCTTGGCGGCTCTTCGAATTCGATTTCGAAGGTTGGCCAGAGCTCTTTCGGCCCCTCAAACTCCCCGCCATAGGTCGCGCTATACCAAGCTCGAACCGTCAAGCCCTGGGCAGTATCGTTGAAGATGATGAGGTGCTCTTCCGTTGGGAACCGGTTGCGGCCGATCGCTTTGACTTTACGGTCATGGCGCATCAGTCCATTCGTATGCTTCACGTGGAAGGAGACCCTCTTGACTCTGTCCTCGGCTCTCCACGGATCGTGGCCAACGACAGCAACGTTTGAAAGAATTTCTTGCCGGTGCGTCTCCCGTTGCGGCGCGATGTTGCGCGAACTCGTTCCTGCGATCGTCGTGACGTTGGAATGCAGCGAGACGATTTCATTCGTCTCGGTTTGCAAAAAGACCGGCTGCTCCCCCTTGATGTGAAAGAAGTCCGCGTAGCTATAGATCCGGGCGCGAATCTCTTCATCCGAGACCAGCACCGTTCCCGTGAGGTTTTCACCGGTAACAAGCTCGATGCAATGCAGCGGCTTCCCGCTCTCGATCTTCGGCATGCAACACCTTTGGTGCTTTACGTGCTCTGCATCATGTACGAGCTAGAACCGCCATGCCGCCAGAGCCGCAAAAAAAGATCAACACTGCCGCACAAACCGCCAGCGCGCCGACCGCATTAATCCTGAATCCCCACAGACTGACTTCGAGCCTTGGCTCACGCATCGCGCAATTCTCCATTTAGAACTTAGAGAACGGCTATGCGGAGGGATTTCTTTTTGTCGCCGGTTTTCTGCCGGTCGTCAACCACGCGCGGCTTTTCGATCGTGGATGCTTTTAAAGGAGCTTTGAAGGGCATTTGAAGGCCGTTTGAAAACCTGCAGGGGCCCGGGAGTTCGGCTGCGCTGTCGTCTTAGCACGCATGGCCCAGGTGATTCGCCTGTTCTGTCAGAAGC includes these proteins:
- the mauJ gene encoding methylamine utilization protein MauJ, which translates into the protein MREMSFTQEFFRRLARECELAERFPAPPEGDGSEYDAEEAQQERYRKLGVRNGSRFLHVGVDNQVTWPKEEKLITFDQYQLVLMPKTKDHVQSVHIDLTANRVDESTAMTVINRFLSVMAWCDDNFAIAEYGWSGNPVPVPLSKRDLAFTMAHDYIFDRKIPNSEEVRRALALYREARNAQQNGFISYAVLNYYKIIEIRHPGKEAARTWFRTHFEALQIEPKEDDDINRFLALCGNDPPHKYIHDSCRIAVAHAGKHSKSDPDDAHEVVRLHTAARVMHKLARRFIEQEFAVSDVMYSGD